The region AGCATGCCACAAGCTGTGCACCGCCTCTGCCCCTCCatccctctgcccctctctgcGCTTTCCGCCGCCAAAGAACagttgagagagagagagagagagagagagggagagggagagggagagggaggaagGAATAAAAAATACTTGTAATAGTCACTCGAGGgggaaatataaattattgagCTCGTTTCTTAAGTAATTATCGCACTGGCGGACAAACGAATGAAACCACCAACTGACTAACTGAACGAATGACCAAGTGACGAACAGATTGacggactgactgactgactgacggtCATGAGAAGTTGTCGCTGTCTAAACAAAAGATTGCCCGCCAGCTTCGCACTGGGAGGTTTTTCGCTAGAGGACTTTTCGTATACCCTTTCGAAGAGACTTTGGAACTGTTCGTAGCCAAATCTGGTAGAAAGCCAAGGATAGACCTTAAAGATAGTCTTTCTATCTCTCGAATGTGCTTGTACATTGCCTCTAGATCTGTTTGGGGGATCTTCTGGGTTAATACTTGCCTTGCCAGAGACTGCCTCTGGTATGAAGCCCGTGAGGCATGTTGCAGCCTCTGTTGACTAAGCGATCTGCTCCACTACCTGGCCATCTCTCTGGGTCGCTCATCACTCATCCGCCATCATCTCATTATTTCTCATTATTTTATTGACTTTGAAGAGTAATTATTTGCCTTTTAGACGGTTTCAAAGTGCTCAAACAGAGCGACTATCCACTCGCtctccaaccatccatccattctcTCTCTACTGCTCGcatacgctctcgctctcttgctCTCGCTGTTGGCCATTGGCTGGGCGGGAGAGTgagcgtcgtcgtcgtcgtcggggCCAGAGAGTTGTCTTGGCCTCCGACTGGTGCGAGTCGAATGCCAGATCAGTTTAGTTTCGTTTCGAGCCGCagtctcaatctcaatctcaatcgCGGTTTCAGTTGGATCGGACGTGGCACGAGAGCAGAGACACCGACCGCAGACACCAACAGATCCAAGACCCGAGtgggaagaggcagaggcagtggcagtggcagcggagCCTAGACAAACATAAATTGGATATATCTGAGATCTTTGATAGCTGAtcgtcggtcgtcggtcgtcggttTCCGAGTGTTtttctgtgcctgtgtgtgtgtgcacgcgtgtgtgtgtgggatcgTGGGATCCCagctgtgtgcgtgtctgccgcctctgcaaatattggCCAACAGTTAATGGCCATGAAGAAACTCTATGCCAAGACCTCGTTCAGCAGCAAGAAACCCAATGCCGTGGTGGCCTCCTCGGGCCCCATCCTGGCCTACCACCAGTCCACCGGCCCCGCCGGCGGCATGTGCGAGTTCCAGGTGCCGAAGGGTGCCCCcgtggctgccacacagccCGCCGGGGAGTTGATTCGTCGCAGCCAGAGCCTGCACCGCGTCAAGGGCCTGTCCGAGTACTACAGCAtcgaggagctgcaggagctggATCTGCTCGACTACCGCCATCCCATGTACCACcactaccagcagcagcagcagcagcaggagctgctccTGCGCCAGCGATCGGCCTACCACGAGCACGAGCAGCTCGTCCTGCAGCTGCCGAAGGCCGACCGGGGCGCCGCACCCATCTACGAAGCGCCccaccaacaacaccagcgATCCGTCCAGGATCAGTCGTTGTATGTACAGCCACCATCAGCCACATCTGCCCCAGTTGCAGCACACACGATAGCCAATCCATCCACATCTACATCCACATCAGCATCCACATCAACATCCCATTCCAGTGcttcgtcctcctcctcgtcgtcggtTATATTTTCCACTCTACGCAAATGCGTTTCCCCCTCCAATCCAACGACCTCTAACCCGCCGGCTGCTTCTACCTTCTGCCCCACTTCTTCCTCGAGTGGCGCCACTTCATCCGCctcagcctcctcctcctccacttccacttccacttcctgCTCCTACCCTTCTAAGGCTGGCCCATCGAGACTTGGCTGTTCCATGTCGTTCTCAATTAGAACAatcccatcatcatcaacacagcagcagcagcagcagcatctctACAGCAACATACATCATTacctgcaacaacaacagcaacacaacagcaacaacaacaacaacatgcaACACAACATAatacagaaacaacaacaacaacaacaacagaatcaGCAACGAATCCTCCCTCAGCGTCGCCATAATTCGGTCAAAGATAAATCCATTGGGGGCATGACAACAATTTTTGCGTATGTTTTGAGTTTCCCCACAACACTTTCCCCACCGCCCCTCTGTCCCCCTCTTTGGTCTTTTGGGCAACGTCCTTGGGGGGCTTGGGTGTTGCAGGGTTGGGGTGGGATCTCTCCGGCACGTAGCAGCATAGCTTGGCATATGGCAATGGATGAAAGAATTCGTCATCTCAGCTTCGTTCTTCATTTCAGCGAGATATCAAAGAATTCGCTTTTACTGCTACACGTAGACGTCGCCCTACCCCCCCCTCACCCACCCCACTGGCCCCCActtaatcataatcataattataatttaacgCCAATTAAGTTGGAAACCACTTTCGTGTGTGATGCACCACAGAAGCAAACAACACAACGAATCTGCATGCAGCTTAACGCACGACTAACTAAAGTGCCCCGCCGTGCCCAATTTCACCTGCCTCCCATTACACGAcaccgcccccaccccctgcaCCTCCCCAAAAGAGAGCAACAGTTCAGTGCTCAGTGCTCAGTGCTCAGCAGAGGCTTCGCCGATCTCCAGAGCTCCATAGCTGCCACATGCTCatttgtttgccaattttCGTTTTCTAGGATTACTCACCTATGGCCaagggggggagaggggggcgggTGTCAGGGTGTCAGGGGAAACACAGGCTTCACTTCACTTTCGTTCGAAGCAAATcgaagccacagccacacagcacagagcacagagcccCCTCTGGCCACCCCGCGAGTAGTTATATAAGGAGATCTACGGCACAGCTGTGGCCAGAGCTCGGGTTCGCACAGAGATTTCTGCCTGCCGTCTGTCCGCCCCGTCCGCGGAGCTCCATTTAAGTGCAAAACTACTCGCGGCTTTTGGCTTGGACCAGGTCTCGCGAGTCTCGCGAGCTAGAGTCTGGCTAAGGCGAGAATTCTGCAGACTCGACTCGTTTTGTGGtcggttgctgttgctgctgtcattATCTCTTTCCCCCACTAACACACAACTCGGAGCAGTGCAAGACAGCAAAAAAACAGGCAGAACCGAGTCGCGGGGCAAGTCAACAACTCGTCATCGCCTTTGCATTTTTCCAATGAAGgcgttcgttcgttcattcgCTGTTTGCCTGCCACATGTTTGCTCAAGTACCCGATCCAAACCGATCCCCTTTCCGCTTTAATTGTCAACTGAAGAGAAGAGGGAAAAAATGCTAAAGGTTGAGCATCAGAGCAGCAGCATATTAGAACTTTCATTAGAATCATTTAATCGTTCCGTGAGACTCGAGAGACGGAAGACTGAAGACTGTAGACTGTAGACGCTCCCGACTGGCTGCATGACAGGTGTGTGAGCGATTCCCTTCGCCGCAAGGCAAAGAAATGCATTGCACTTCCTGTGTTCTGCAGTTCTCCAGCTCTCCAGGTGCGGGGAGGGACTGGTGggatagatatgtacatagatcAAAGCACTCTCGGGACGTGGAGTCGTGTGAAAAGTGTGTGGATCGGAGCGAAGCGGATccacagaagaagaagaagaagctctAATGACATTCCGTTTCTCGGAACAGACTCTGGGAAATCCATTTAGTAATTGTTATTGATCTCTTCCTTTGAACTCATTACTCGTATATCATCATTCTCTTCTCTCCACTCTACACCACTCCACTGTCTAATCCTGTGTTCTGTCTCTTGTGATTCCAGTGAGCAGAGCATTATCGGGGCACGCGCCTCTGTGATGGTCTACGACGACAACCAGAAGAAGTGGGTGCCCTCGGGGAGCTCGTCGGGACTGAGCAAGGTGCAGATCTACCACCACCAGCAGAACAACACGTTCCGGGTGGTAGGACGGAAGCTGCACGACCTCGAGGTGGTGATCAACTGCTCGATCCTGAAGGGGCTGAAGTACAACCAGGCCACGGCCACGTTCCACCAGTGGCGCGACTCCAAGTTCGTCTACGGGCTGAACTTCTCCAGCCAGAACGATGCGGAGAACTTCGCCCGGGCCATGATGCACGCGCTGGAGGTAAGTGCCGCTTGCTCGGGCCGCTTCCCCACCCCATCTATAGTCCGTCTCTCAATCGCTGCAGGTGCTCAGCGGCCGGGTGGCCAACAACCCGGGCGGACAGCCGACCAATGGCAACGGGTACGAGGAGGACATGGGCTACCGCACCATGACCAGCGAGGATGCGGCCATTCTCCGGCAGAACAACGGCATTGCCGGCCACATCACGCCCTCGGCCCAGACGCCCACTTCGCAGACCAACCAGAACAACATACCCCAGAGTCCGCCGACGCCCCAGGGCCACCATCGCACCAGCAGGTGGGTACCGCTACCATCTCTCATCCACCGCATCAGGGATCGATTCCCCACTCGATCGGGCACTCATTAATCcatgctctcactctctcatcCTCCCGCTCATGCCTCATCCTTGCATGCGATCCTCCGCTGAAATTTGCTCACTAAAGGAATTCCCTTAGCGCACCGCCGGCCCCccagccgcagcaacagcagcagcagcaacagcagcagcaggtggccCCGCCGGGACCCCATTACAGACCGCCCGCCGGCAACGGACCCACGCCCAACGGCCTACCGCCGCAGGTGAACACACAAATCCCCCCGGCCCCGGGCCAGGccctgcagcagccgcagcagccccaacagcaacagccacagcagccgtaccagcagcagcagcagcaacccgTCTAcgccgcccagcagcagcagcagatggtCCAGGCGGGCTATCCGGGTCCCTCTCAGGTACGTCcagaacatacatatgtccagATCCTGGCAGATCCCAGATTCAGATTCCTCATTTCGCTGCCACGTGTTTGTCTTTCTGTTTCATTTCATCCGCAAATTGGCTTGATCCACCCCTCTTGATCCACCCGAACCGCCCGCACCACCTGTACCCACCACAAATGCTCCAATGCTCCAATGAAACACCATCAGTACCAGCAGCCGCACTACGTGCTCTCCAATTCTAATCCCAATCTCAATATGCATCAATACCCGACACAGCCCCCACAGCAGTctctgccgcagcagcagcagccccagccgccGCATCAGAACGGGGGCGGACCCATTTACGTGGTCTCGCAGCCCGGCCACGGACACGGCCACATCCCGAGCTCGGCCAGCGCCAACAGCGTCGTGTACGCCAGCCAGCAACAGAtggtccagcagcagccgccacaggCGCCGGCCATGCCCGCTCCCGGCTACGGTCCGCCCCAGGCACACccacagccgccgccgcagcagcagcagcagcaggcggagAATCCGTATGGCCAGGTGCCGATGCCGCCGCCCATGAATCCGTCACAAGGCCAGATCCCTCTGAACCGCATGAGCAGCCAGGGCGGGGGCCAGCCCGCTGCTCCAGCCccgcccccgccgccgcccaccTTCGGCGGAGCTCCGCCAGCGCCGCCACAGATGTTCAACGGAGCCCCGCCTCCGCCGCAGCCGCCGGCTCCACCGGCGCCACCAGCGCCGCCAGCCATGGGCGGACCGCCAGCTCCGGGTGGTCCCGGGGGTCCTGGCGcccctcctccaccgcctccgcccccGGGAATGGGCGGAGCGCCCAAAAAAGATGACCCCCAAGCAGATCTCATGGGCTCGCTGGCCTCCCAACTGCAACAGCTCAAGCTCAAGAAAAACAAGGTGAGTGGGGGACGCATTCTCCGGCACTGGAAGAACGTAGTACATTATATAATCCCTTATGGCTTATCCCTTATCCCTTATCCGTTCTCTCTAACAGTCCACGACTTCTGCTCCGGAgaacagtggcagcagcacctcGAGTGGAGGCAGCGGAAACTATGGCACAATCGGACGCAGCTCCAATGGC is a window of Drosophila pseudoobscura strain MV-25-SWS-2005 chromosome 3, UCI_Dpse_MV25, whole genome shotgun sequence DNA encoding:
- the ena gene encoding protein enabled isoform X4, with product MAMKKLYAKTSFSSKKPNAVVASSGPILAYHQSTGPAGGMCEFQVPKGAPVAATQPAGELIRRSQSLHRVKGLSEYYSIEELQELDLLDYRHPMYHHYQQQQQQQELLLRQRSAYHEHEQLVLQLPKADRGAAPIYEAPHQQHQRSVQDQSFEQSIIGARASVMVYDDNQKKWVPSGSSSGLSKVQIYHHQQNNTFRVVGRKLHDLEVVINCSILKGLKYNQATATFHQWRDSKFVYGLNFSSQNDAENFARAMMHALEVLSGRVANNPGGQPTNGNGYEEDMGYRTMTSEDAAILRQNNGIAGHITPSAQTPTSQTNQNNIPQSPPTPQGHHRTSSAPPAPQPQQQQQQQQQQQVAPPGPHYRPPAGNGPTPNGLPPQVNTQIPPAPGQALQQPQQPQQQQPQQPYQQQQQQPVYAAQQQQQMVQAGYPGPSQYQQPHYVLSNSNPNLNMHQYPTQPPQQSLPQQQQPQPPHQNGGGPIYVVSQPGHGHGHIPSSASANSVVYASQQQMVQQQPPQAPAMPAPGYGPPQAHPQPPPQQQQQQAENPYGQVPMPPPMNPSQGQIPLNRMSSQGGGQPAAPAPPPPPPTFGGAPPAPPQMFNGAPPPPQPPAPPAPPAPPAMGGPPAPGGPGGPGAPPPPPPPPGMGGAPKKDDPQADLMGSLASQLQQLKLKKNKSTTSAPENSGSSTSSGGSGNYGTIGRSSNGMASMMDEMAKTLARRRAQAEKKEPDPEPEVKQRPWEKSNTLPHKLGGGAGNGSGTNGPNGSSGGAGSNTTNSGGESPRPMRKRFGSASEETILKVNGDGLSLALSNGDLDTLKAEIVREMRLEIQKVKNEIIDAIKSEFNRR
- the ena gene encoding protein enabled isoform X7, with the protein product MLCEQSIIGARASVMVYDDNQKKWVPSGSSSGLSKVQIYHHQQNNTFRVVGRKLHDLEVVINCSILKGLKYNQATATFHQWRDSKFVYGLNFSSQNDAENFARAMMHALESVSQSLQVLSGRVANNPGGQPTNGNGYEEDMGYRTMTSEDAAILRQNNGIAGHITPSAQTPTSQTNQNNIPQSPPTPQGHHRTSRNSLSAPPAPQPQQQQQQQQQQQVAPPGPHYRPPAGNGPTPNGLPPQVNTQIPPAPGQALQQPQQPQQQQPQQPYQQQQQQPVYAAQQQQQMVQAGYPGPSQYQQPHYVLSNSNPNLNMHQYPTQPPQQSLPQQQQPQPPHQNGGGPIYVVSQPGHGHGHIPSSASANSVVYASQQQMVQQQPPQAPAMPAPGYGPPQAHPQPPPQQQQQQAENPYGQVPMPPPMNPSQGQIPLNRMSSQGGGQPAAPAPPPPPPTFGGAPPAPPQMFNGAPPPPQPPAPPAPPAPPAMGGPPAPGGPGGPGAPPPPPPPPGMGGAPKKDDPQADLMGSLASQLQQLKLKKNKSTTSAPENSGSSTSSGGSGNYGTIGRSSNGMASMMDEMAKTLARRRAQAEKKEPDPEPEVKQRPWEKSNTLPHKLGGGAGNGSGTNGPNGSSGGAGSNTTNSGGESPRPMRKRFGSASEETILKVNGDGLSLALSNGDLDTLKAEIVREMRLEIQKVKNEIIDAIKSEFNRR
- the ena gene encoding protein enabled isoform X9; amino-acid sequence: MAMKKLYAKTSFSSKKPNAVVASSGPILAYHQSTGPAGGMCEFQVPKGAPVAATQPAGELIRRSQSLHRVKGLSEYYSIEELQELDLLDYRHPMYHHYQQQQQQQELLLRQRSAYHEHEQLVLQLPKADRGAAPIYEAPHQQHQRSVQDQSLYVQPPSATSAPVAAHTIANPSTSTSTSASTSTSHSSASSSSSSSVIFSTLRKCVSPSNPTTSNPSYPSKAGPSRLGCSMSFSIRTIPSSSTQQQQQQHLYSNIHHYLQQQQQHKQRILPQRRHNSVKDKSIGGMTTIFAEQSIIGARASVMVYDDNQKKWVPSGSSSGLSKVQIYHHQQNNTFRVVGRKLHDLEVVINCSILKGLKYNQATATFHQWRDSKFVYGLNFSSQNDAENFARAMMHALEVLSGRVANNPGGQPTNGNGYEEDMGYRTMTSEDAAILRQNNGIAGHITPSAQTPTSQTNQNNIPQSPPTPQGHHRTSSAPPAPQPQQQQQQQQQQQVAPPGPHYRPPAGNGPTPNGLPPQVNTQIPPAPGQALQQPQQPQQQQPQQPYQQQQQQPVYAAQQQQQMVQAGYPGPSQYQQPHYVLSNSNPNLNMHQYPTQPPQQSLPQQQQPQPPHQNGGGPIYVVSQPGHGHGHIPSSASANSVVYASQQQMVQQQPPQAPAMPAPGYGPPQAHPQPPPQQQQQQAENPYGQVPMPPPMNPSQGQIPLNRMSSQGGGQPAAPAPPPPPPTFGGAPPAPPQMFNGAPPPPQPPAPPAPPAPPAMGGPPAPGGPGGPGAPPPPPPPPGMGGAPKKDDPQADLMGSLASQLQQLKLKKNKSTTSAPENSGSSTSSGGSGNYGTIGRSSNGMASMMDEMAKTLARRRAQAEKKEPDPEPEVKQRPWEKSNTLPHKLGGGAGNGSGTNGPNGSSGGAGSNTTNSGGESPRPMRKRFGSASEETILKVNGDGLSLALSNGDLDTLKAEIVREMRLEIQKVKNEIIDAIKSEFNRR
- the ena gene encoding protein enabled isoform X5 encodes the protein MAMKKLYAKTSFSSKKPNAVVASSGPILAYHQSTGPAGGMCEFQVPKGAPVAATQPAGELIRRSQSLHRVKGLSEYYSIEELQELDLLDYRHPMYHHYQQQQQQQELLLRQRSAYHEHEQLVLQLPKADRGAAPIYEAPHQQHQRSVQDQSFEQSIIGARASVMVYDDNQKKWVPSGSSSGLSKVQIYHHQQNNTFRVVGRKLHDLEVVINCSILKGLKYNQATATFHQWRDSKFVYGLNFSSQNDAENFARAMMHALESVSQSLQVLSGRVANNPGGQPTNGNGYEEDMGYRTMTSEDAAILRQNNGIAGHITPSAQTPTSQTNQNNIPQSPPTPQGHHRTSRNSLSAPPAPQPQQQQQQQQQQQVAPPGPHYRPPAGNGPTPNGLPPQVNTQIPPAPGQALQQPQQPQQQQPQQPYQQQQQQPVYAAQQQQQMVQAGYPGPSQPPQQSLPQQQQPQPPHQNGGGPIYVVSQPGHGHGHIPSSASANSVVYASQQQMVQQQPPQAPAMPAPGYGPPQAHPQPPPQQQQQQAENPYGQVPMPPPMNPSQGQIPLNRMSSQGGGQPAAPAPPPPPPTFGGAPPAPPQMFNGAPPPPQPPAPPAPPAPPAMGGPPAPGGPGGPGAPPPPPPPPGMGGAPKKDDPQADLMGSLASQLQQLKLKKNKSTTSAPENSGSSTSSGGSGNYGTIGRSSNGMASMMDEMAKTLARRRAQAEKKEPDPEPEVKQRPWEKSNTLPHKLGGGAGNGSGTNGPNGSSGGAGSNTTNSGGESPRPMRKRFGSASEETILKVNGDGLSLALSNGDLDTLKAEIVREMRLEIQKVKNEIIDAIKSEFNRR
- the ena gene encoding protein enabled isoform X6 — encoded protein: MAMKKLYAKTSFSSKKPNAVVASSGPILAYHQSTGPAGGMCEFQVPKGAPVAATQPAGELIRRSQSLHRVKGLSEYYSIEELQELDLLDYRHPMYHHYQQQQQQQELLLRQRSAYHEHEQLVLQLPKADRGAAPIYEAPHQQHQRSVQDQSFEQSIIGARASVMVYDDNQKKWVPSGSSSGLSKVQIYHHQQNNTFRVVGRKLHDLEVVINCSILKGLKYNQATATFHQWRDSKFVYGLNFSSQNDAENFARAMMHALEVLSGRVANNPGGQPTNGNGYEEDMGYRTMTSEDAAILRQNNGIAGHITPSAQTPTSQTNQNNIPQSPPTPQGHHRTSRNSLSAPPAPQPQQQQQQQQQQQVAPPGPHYRPPAGNGPTPNGLPPQVNTQIPPAPGQALQQPQQPQQQQPQQPYQQQQQQPVYAAQQQQQMVQAGYPGPSQPPQQSLPQQQQPQPPHQNGGGPIYVVSQPGHGHGHIPSSASANSVVYASQQQMVQQQPPQAPAMPAPGYGPPQAHPQPPPQQQQQQAENPYGQVPMPPPMNPSQGQIPLNRMSSQGGGQPAAPAPPPPPPTFGGAPPAPPQMFNGAPPPPQPPAPPAPPAPPAMGGPPAPGGPGGPGAPPPPPPPPGMGGAPKKDDPQADLMGSLASQLQQLKLKKNKSTTSAPENSGSSTSSGGSGNYGTIGRSSNGMASMMDEMAKTLARRRAQAEKKEPDPEPEVKQRPWEKSNTLPHKLGGGAGNGSGTNGPNGSSGGAGSNTTNSGGESPRPMRKRFGSASEETILKVNGDGLSLALSNGDLDTLKAEIVREMRLEIQKVKNEIIDAIKSEFNRR
- the ena gene encoding protein enabled isoform X8 encodes the protein MTEQSIIGARASVMVYDDNQKKWVPSGSSSGLSKVQIYHHQQNNTFRVVGRKLHDLEVVINCSILKGLKYNQATATFHQWRDSKFVYGLNFSSQNDAENFARAMMHALESVSQSLQVLSGRVANNPGGQPTNGNGYEEDMGYRTMTSEDAAILRQNNGIAGHITPSAQTPTSQTNQNNIPQSPPTPQGHHRTSRNSLSAPPAPQPQQQQQQQQQQQVAPPGPHYRPPAGNGPTPNGLPPQVNTQIPPAPGQALQQPQQPQQQQPQQPYQQQQQQPVYAAQQQQQMVQAGYPGPSQYQQPHYVLSNSNPNLNMHQYPTQPPQQSLPQQQQPQPPHQNGGGPIYVVSQPGHGHGHIPSSASANSVVYASQQQMVQQQPPQAPAMPAPGYGPPQAHPQPPPQQQQQQAENPYGQVPMPPPMNPSQGQIPLNRMSSQGGGQPAAPAPPPPPPTFGGAPPAPPQMFNGAPPPPQPPAPPAPPAPPAMGGPPAPGGPGGPGAPPPPPPPPGMGGAPKKDDPQADLMGSLASQLQQLKLKKNKSTTSAPENSGSSTSSGGSGNYGTIGRSSNGMASMMDEMAKTLARRRAQAEKKEPDPEPEVKQRPWEKSNTLPHKLGGGAGNGSGTNGPNGSSGGAGSNTTNSGGESPRPMRKRFGSASEETILKVNGDGLSLALSNGDLDTLKAEIVREMRLEIQKVKNEIIDAIKSEFNRR
- the ena gene encoding protein enabled isoform X1, translating into MAMKKLYAKTSFSSKKPNAVVASSGPILAYHQSTGPAGGMCEFQVPKGAPVAATQPAGELIRRSQSLHRVKGLSEYYSIEELQELDLLDYRHPMYHHYQQQQQQQELLLRQRSAYHEHEQLVLQLPKADRGAAPIYEAPHQQHQRSVQDQSFEQSIIGARASVMVYDDNQKKWVPSGSSSGLSKVQIYHHQQNNTFRVVGRKLHDLEVVINCSILKGLKYNQATATFHQWRDSKFVYGLNFSSQNDAENFARAMMHALESVSQSLQVLSGRVANNPGGQPTNGNGYEEDMGYRTMTSEDAAILRQNNGIAGHITPSAQTPTSQTNQNNIPQSPPTPQGHHRTSRNSLSAPPAPQPQQQQQQQQQQQVAPPGPHYRPPAGNGPTPNGLPPQVNTQIPPAPGQALQQPQQPQQQQPQQPYQQQQQQPVYAAQQQQQMVQAGYPGPSQYQQPHYVLSNSNPNLNMHQYPTQPPQQSLPQQQQPQPPHQNGGGPIYVVSQPGHGHGHIPSSASANSVVYASQQQMVQQQPPQAPAMPAPGYGPPQAHPQPPPQQQQQQAENPYGQVPMPPPMNPSQGQIPLNRMSSQGGGQPAAPAPPPPPPTFGGAPPAPPQMFNGAPPPPQPPAPPAPPAPPAMGGPPAPGGPGGPGAPPPPPPPPGMGGAPKKDDPQADLMGSLASQLQQLKLKKNKSTTSAPENSGSSTSSGGSGNYGTIGRSSNGMASMMDEMAKTLARRRAQAEKKEPDPEPEVKQRPWEKSNTLPHKLGGGAGNGSGTNGPNGSSGGAGSNTTNSGGESPRPMRKRFGSASEETILKVNGDGLSLALSNGDLDTLKAEIVREMRLEIQKVKNEIIDAIKSEFNRR
- the ena gene encoding protein enabled isoform X3, which codes for MAMKKLYAKTSFSSKKPNAVVASSGPILAYHQSTGPAGGMCEFQVPKGAPVAATQPAGELIRRSQSLHRVKGLSEYYSIEELQELDLLDYRHPMYHHYQQQQQQQELLLRQRSAYHEHEQLVLQLPKADRGAAPIYEAPHQQHQRSVQDQSFEQSIIGARASVMVYDDNQKKWVPSGSSSGLSKVQIYHHQQNNTFRVVGRKLHDLEVVINCSILKGLKYNQATATFHQWRDSKFVYGLNFSSQNDAENFARAMMHALEVLSGRVANNPGGQPTNGNGYEEDMGYRTMTSEDAAILRQNNGIAGHITPSAQTPTSQTNQNNIPQSPPTPQGHHRTSRNSLSAPPAPQPQQQQQQQQQQQVAPPGPHYRPPAGNGPTPNGLPPQVNTQIPPAPGQALQQPQQPQQQQPQQPYQQQQQQPVYAAQQQQQMVQAGYPGPSQYQQPHYVLSNSNPNLNMHQYPTQPPQQSLPQQQQPQPPHQNGGGPIYVVSQPGHGHGHIPSSASANSVVYASQQQMVQQQPPQAPAMPAPGYGPPQAHPQPPPQQQQQQAENPYGQVPMPPPMNPSQGQIPLNRMSSQGGGQPAAPAPPPPPPTFGGAPPAPPQMFNGAPPPPQPPAPPAPPAPPAMGGPPAPGGPGGPGAPPPPPPPPGMGGAPKKDDPQADLMGSLASQLQQLKLKKNKSTTSAPENSGSSTSSGGSGNYGTIGRSSNGMASMMDEMAKTLARRRAQAEKKEPDPEPEVKQRPWEKSNTLPHKLGGGAGNGSGTNGPNGSSGGAGSNTTNSGGESPRPMRKRFGSASEETILKVNGDGLSLALSNGDLDTLKAEIVREMRLEIQKVKNEIIDAIKSEFNRR
- the ena gene encoding protein enabled isoform X2; translated protein: MAMKKLYAKTSFSSKKPNAVVASSGPILAYHQSTGPAGGMCEFQVPKGAPVAATQPAGELIRRSQSLHRVKGLSEYYSIEELQELDLLDYRHPMYHHYQQQQQQQELLLRQRSAYHEHEQLVLQLPKADRGAAPIYEAPHQQHQRSVQDQSFEQSIIGARASVMVYDDNQKKWVPSGSSSGLSKVQIYHHQQNNTFRVVGRKLHDLEVVINCSILKGLKYNQATATFHQWRDSKFVYGLNFSSQNDAENFARAMMHALESVSQSLQVLSGRVANNPGGQPTNGNGYEEDMGYRTMTSEDAAILRQNNGIAGHITPSAQTPTSQTNQNNIPQSPPTPQGHHRTSSAPPAPQPQQQQQQQQQQQVAPPGPHYRPPAGNGPTPNGLPPQVNTQIPPAPGQALQQPQQPQQQQPQQPYQQQQQQPVYAAQQQQQMVQAGYPGPSQYQQPHYVLSNSNPNLNMHQYPTQPPQQSLPQQQQPQPPHQNGGGPIYVVSQPGHGHGHIPSSASANSVVYASQQQMVQQQPPQAPAMPAPGYGPPQAHPQPPPQQQQQQAENPYGQVPMPPPMNPSQGQIPLNRMSSQGGGQPAAPAPPPPPPTFGGAPPAPPQMFNGAPPPPQPPAPPAPPAPPAMGGPPAPGGPGGPGAPPPPPPPPGMGGAPKKDDPQADLMGSLASQLQQLKLKKNKSTTSAPENSGSSTSSGGSGNYGTIGRSSNGMASMMDEMAKTLARRRAQAEKKEPDPEPEVKQRPWEKSNTLPHKLGGGAGNGSGTNGPNGSSGGAGSNTTNSGGESPRPMRKRFGSASEETILKVNGDGLSLALSNGDLDTLKAEIVREMRLEIQKVKNEIIDAIKSEFNRR